One Luteolibacter sp. Y139 genomic region harbors:
- a CDS encoding SDR family NAD(P)-dependent oxidoreductase — protein MDALKCKRALVTGASRGIGAAIAKALAAEGASVAITYEKSADRAAEVVREITAAGGNAVAFAANSADPEAVRASVDRAASELGGLDILVNNAGVGRQGSFEEMSLVDIDVLLNVNFKGVILASQAAIKHLGKGGRIISIGSGLGERVPFGGVTVYAATKSALRSLTAGLSRELGPRGITVNLIQPGSTDTDANPANGVGADAQRSAMSLGEFGTPEDIAAAVVFLAGPGGKQITGTTITVDGGALA, from the coding sequence ATGGACGCATTGAAGTGCAAACGAGCACTAGTCACGGGAGCAAGCAGGGGAATTGGAGCTGCCATCGCAAAGGCATTGGCGGCTGAAGGCGCCAGCGTTGCCATTACCTATGAAAAATCGGCGGATAGGGCCGCGGAGGTGGTGCGCGAGATCACGGCGGCTGGAGGCAATGCGGTGGCCTTCGCCGCAAACAGTGCAGATCCCGAAGCGGTGCGTGCCTCCGTGGATCGGGCGGCTTCGGAACTCGGTGGCTTGGACATCCTGGTCAACAACGCGGGTGTCGGGCGACAGGGCAGCTTCGAGGAAATGTCGTTGGTGGATATTGATGTGCTGCTAAATGTGAATTTCAAAGGGGTGATTCTGGCCAGTCAGGCGGCTATCAAACATCTCGGAAAGGGAGGGCGCATCATCAGCATCGGCAGCGGTCTGGGTGAACGCGTGCCCTTTGGAGGCGTGACGGTCTACGCCGCAACAAAGTCCGCGCTGCGCTCCCTGACGGCGGGTCTCTCCCGTGAACTTGGGCCTCGCGGGATCACTGTGAATCTTATTCAGCCAGGCTCAACCGATACGGATGCAAATCCCGCAAATGGTGTGGGCGCTGACGCACAAAGAAGCGCGATGTCGCTGGGCGAATTTGGAACTCCCGAGGACATCGCCGCCGCTGTGGTTTTCCTGGCGGGGCCCGGGGGGAAACAGATAACCGGCACCACCATTACAGTGGACGGCGGTGCGCTCGCCTGA
- a CDS encoding YifB family Mg chelatase-like AAA ATPase gives MITRLYSAALRGVDALEVEVEVNARDSDKPLTLIVGLPDAAVRESSQRVLSAMAASALSLGLGTKTVNLAPADLKKEGPSFDLPIALAMAAACEGVKLVADDFMVVGELGLDGTVRPVKGVLAIALEARNRGRLKLIVPEANMAEAAIVEGVDVFGVTSLHQAWKFLNGEEAIAPFRLDRKAYFESHRTYEVDFDEVKGQHHVKRALEVAVAGGHNLLMVGPPGTGKSMLAKRLATIMPDMTEDEAIEATKIHSISGNLDLKRAFLTTRPFRSPHHTISDAGLLGGGTNPGPGEVSLAHHGILFLDELPEFRRQTLEVMRQPLEDGHVTISRAVGSLTFPARFMLVAALNPCPQGFALGRWAA, from the coding sequence ATGATTACCCGTCTGTATTCCGCCGCCCTCCGGGGAGTTGATGCCCTGGAGGTGGAGGTCGAGGTCAATGCCCGTGACTCGGACAAGCCGCTCACGCTGATTGTCGGCTTGCCGGATGCGGCGGTGCGGGAGTCGTCGCAGCGGGTGCTGTCGGCGATGGCGGCTTCGGCTCTGTCGCTGGGGCTGGGCACCAAGACGGTGAATCTGGCACCGGCGGATTTGAAGAAGGAGGGGCCTTCGTTTGACTTGCCGATCGCGTTGGCGATGGCGGCGGCTTGTGAGGGCGTGAAGCTGGTGGCGGATGATTTCATGGTCGTAGGCGAGCTTGGCTTGGACGGCACGGTGCGGCCGGTGAAGGGCGTGCTGGCGATCGCCTTGGAGGCACGGAATCGCGGGCGTCTAAAGCTGATCGTTCCAGAGGCGAACATGGCGGAAGCGGCGATCGTGGAGGGGGTGGATGTCTTCGGCGTGACCTCGCTTCATCAGGCGTGGAAGTTTCTGAATGGCGAGGAGGCGATTGCGCCGTTCCGTCTTGATCGGAAGGCTTATTTCGAATCCCACCGGACCTATGAGGTGGACTTCGATGAGGTGAAGGGGCAGCACCATGTGAAGCGGGCCTTGGAGGTGGCGGTCGCAGGTGGGCATAATCTCTTGATGGTCGGCCCTCCTGGCACCGGGAAGTCGATGTTGGCGAAGCGCCTCGCGACGATCATGCCGGACATGACCGAGGACGAGGCGATCGAAGCGACGAAGATCCATTCGATCTCTGGCAATCTCGATCTCAAGCGCGCCTTTCTCACCACTCGGCCGTTCCGCTCGCCGCACCACACCATCTCCGATGCTGGCTTGTTGGGTGGTGGGACGAATCCGGGGCCGGGTGAGGTGTCGCTGGCGCATCATGGCATTCTCTTTTTGGATGAGCTTCCGGAGTTCCGACGCCAGACTTTGGAAGTGATGCGTCAGCCTTTGGAAGACGGGCACGTGACGATCTCGCGTGCCGTGGGCTCGTTGACTTTTCCGGCGAGGTTTATGCTAGTGGCGGCGCTTAACCCGTGTCCGCAGGGATTCGCTTTGGGGCGATGGGCAGCATGA
- the tssD gene encoding type VI secretion system tube protein TssD — protein MKTLLLLVAGLVLALCPAQAADSIHVIIKGKKQGVIKGELSDESIEALAYQHEIVSPRDPATGQSTGRRQHKPLTIVKSIDKSTPGIYSMISTNEICDVTLKFYRKDPKDGTTKNYYTIILKNASVSNVRGWKPNVRDLSADRAGDLEEVSFTYQSIEATYEGGFSYQDDWGTGV, from the coding sequence ATGAAAACACTTCTTCTTCTCGTCGCCGGCCTCGTGCTGGCGCTCTGCCCGGCGCAGGCCGCGGATAGCATCCACGTCATCATCAAGGGCAAGAAGCAAGGCGTCATCAAGGGCGAGCTCAGCGATGAATCGATCGAAGCGCTTGCCTACCAGCATGAGATCGTCTCGCCGCGTGACCCTGCGACGGGGCAATCGACCGGCCGCCGCCAGCACAAGCCGCTGACCATCGTGAAGTCGATCGATAAGTCGACACCGGGTATCTACAGCATGATCTCGACCAACGAGATCTGTGACGTGACGCTGAAGTTTTATCGGAAGGATCCGAAGGACGGCACTACCAAGAACTACTACACCATCATTCTGAAGAACGCATCCGTCTCCAACGTCCGCGGCTGGAAGCCGAATGTTCGTGATCTCTCCGCGGACCGCGCTGGAGATTTGGAGGAGGTTTCCTTCACCTATCAGTCGATTGAAGCGACCTATGAGGGTGGCTTCTCGTATCAGGACGATTGGGGCACAGGGGTTTGA
- the pdxR gene encoding MocR-like pyridoxine biosynthesis transcription factor PdxR, whose protein sequence is MARFPFQSDFPLGPRLAEETLVSWICREFRRGISTGRLLPGSRIPPSRVFAEQHGMARGTILEAFDQLISEGYLTTRRGSGTTVSPELPDPARERSPVSAEKSRETSRPGLSHRAKRLRHLPVSPFPLDFSDARPKAFRANQPSVAHFPIDEWSRLSSRRLRRASAEMLIGGDVLGYPPLRDALAAHLGSTRGIHCTADRIMIVSGTQQALDLVVRIVLDPGDKAWIEDPGYPGAGTVMESWGVKVIPVDVDARGLRVEKGLRAAGDARLAYVTPAHQFPLGVVMAPERRQQLLQWARESGAWIFEDDYDSEFRFSGRPIAALQSLTPDDNVIFSGSFSKMLFPSLRMGFVVLPDRLVEPMRQLRSLVDRHGPTLNQAVLCDFIAEGHFSRHLRRMRQIYAQHHEALLESAAANLADLLDVVPTETGLQTIGWLANGQQDRDIARLAAAAGIDVTPLSNYAFKWRKRNGLQLGFGSIAPKELRLATAKLARVLKKNL, encoded by the coding sequence ATGGCCCGCTTTCCCTTTCAGAGTGATTTCCCGCTTGGTCCCCGCCTTGCCGAAGAAACGCTGGTGTCGTGGATCTGCAGGGAATTCCGGAGGGGCATTTCCACAGGCCGGCTATTGCCGGGATCGCGCATTCCGCCGAGCAGGGTGTTTGCCGAGCAGCATGGGATGGCGCGAGGGACGATCTTGGAGGCCTTTGATCAATTGATCTCCGAGGGCTATCTGACTACTCGCCGTGGGTCGGGAACAACGGTGAGCCCGGAGCTACCCGATCCGGCGAGAGAGCGTTCTCCGGTATCGGCCGAGAAATCGCGGGAAACATCACGACCCGGGCTTTCACATCGCGCAAAGCGACTGCGGCACCTTCCCGTCTCACCGTTTCCACTGGATTTCTCGGATGCCAGGCCGAAGGCATTCCGAGCCAATCAGCCGAGCGTTGCGCATTTCCCCATTGATGAATGGAGTCGGCTGAGCTCGAGGCGCCTGCGCAGGGCATCCGCGGAGATGCTTATCGGTGGCGACGTGCTCGGCTATCCGCCGTTGCGGGATGCGCTAGCCGCTCATCTGGGCAGTACCCGCGGCATCCATTGCACGGCGGACCGGATCATGATCGTTTCGGGCACACAGCAGGCATTGGATCTGGTGGTGCGGATCGTATTGGATCCGGGAGATAAAGCTTGGATCGAGGATCCCGGTTATCCGGGAGCAGGGACGGTGATGGAGTCGTGGGGAGTCAAGGTGATCCCTGTGGACGTCGATGCACGGGGCCTGCGAGTGGAGAAGGGTCTACGCGCGGCGGGTGATGCTCGACTCGCCTATGTGACGCCGGCACACCAGTTTCCGCTGGGCGTGGTGATGGCGCCGGAGCGGAGGCAGCAGCTGCTCCAGTGGGCTCGTGAGAGTGGCGCGTGGATCTTCGAAGATGACTATGACAGCGAGTTCCGCTTTTCCGGAAGGCCGATCGCGGCGCTGCAAAGCCTGACGCCGGATGACAACGTGATCTTCTCCGGAAGCTTCAGCAAGATGCTGTTCCCCTCGCTAAGGATGGGCTTCGTGGTGTTGCCGGATCGATTGGTGGAACCGATGCGGCAGCTCCGCTCGCTGGTGGATCGTCACGGCCCGACGCTGAACCAGGCGGTGCTTTGCGACTTCATTGCGGAAGGGCATTTTTCACGCCATCTGCGCCGCATGCGGCAGATTTACGCCCAGCATCATGAAGCATTGCTCGAATCCGCAGCAGCGAATCTAGCAGATCTGCTCGATGTGGTGCCGACCGAGACGGGTTTGCAGACGATTGGTTGGTTGGCAAACGGGCAACAAGACCGGGACATCGCGCGTCTGGCGGCTGCGGCAGGGATCGACGTGACGCCCTTGTCGAACTATGCGTTCAAGTGGCGAAAGAGAAATGGGCTGCAGCTCGGCTTCGGATCGATCGCTCCGAAGGAATTGCGACTGGCAACGGCGAAGCTGGCGCGGGTGCTGAAGAAGAATCTCTAA
- a CDS encoding GNAT family N-acetyltransferase translates to MEIHHPVTDAEITACFATISELRPHLNFDEFLPQVRRQEQHGYRLVAVREGGAITSVAGYRITEFLIWGKFLYVDDLVTAASHRKKGQAAALLSWIIAHARETGCNNVQLDSGFTLHPAHRLYHSMGFHLACHHFKNDLQPS, encoded by the coding sequence ATGGAAATCCACCACCCCGTCACCGATGCTGAGATCACGGCCTGCTTCGCTACGATTTCAGAACTGCGGCCACACCTGAACTTCGATGAGTTCCTCCCTCAGGTCCGCCGACAGGAGCAGCATGGCTACCGCCTCGTCGCAGTCCGCGAAGGTGGCGCGATCACCTCGGTGGCAGGCTATCGCATCACGGAATTCCTGATCTGGGGAAAATTCCTCTACGTCGACGATCTCGTGACTGCCGCCAGCCATCGAAAGAAAGGACAGGCCGCGGCGTTGCTGTCATGGATCATCGCTCATGCCCGCGAGACAGGCTGCAACAACGTCCAACTCGATAGCGGCTTCACGCTTCATCCAGCTCACCGGCTCTATCATTCCATGGGATTCCATCTCGCTTGCCACCATTTCAAGAACGATCTCCAACCCTCATGA
- a CDS encoding flavodoxin family protein encodes MNATLTSPLLAPSSNDAPLIVSIVTHSPNGHTAAMGKAVALGASAVEGVIVHEHRILGSDIHEGRWLNEAILADLDASHAIIIGSPTFMGCVSSQLKSFMDTTSERYLHRRWVDKVGAAFTVSGLPAGDKGNMLATCATFSLQHGMIWVGVAESPVSGHGINRLGFFTGAAGQALFEPPTETPNAEDRLTATCLGRRVAEVVVRLYGSKSH; translated from the coding sequence ATGAATGCAACCCTGACATCCCCACTGTTAGCGCCGTCTTCAAATGATGCTCCGCTCATTGTTTCCATCGTCACCCATTCGCCCAATGGCCACACGGCGGCCATGGGAAAGGCGGTCGCGCTCGGTGCATCCGCCGTCGAAGGCGTCATCGTGCATGAGCACCGGATCTTGGGCTCGGACATTCACGAAGGACGCTGGCTCAATGAAGCAATCCTCGCCGATCTCGATGCGTCGCACGCCATCATCATCGGCTCGCCCACCTTCATGGGCTGCGTCTCCTCGCAGTTGAAATCCTTCATGGATACCACCAGCGAACGCTACCTCCACCGCCGGTGGGTCGATAAGGTTGGCGCTGCATTCACCGTCTCCGGCCTTCCCGCCGGGGACAAGGGCAACATGCTCGCGACCTGCGCCACCTTTTCCCTCCAGCATGGCATGATCTGGGTGGGCGTCGCTGAATCTCCCGTCTCCGGCCACGGCATCAATCGCCTGGGCTTCTTCACCGGCGCCGCAGGCCAAGCCCTCTTCGAACCTCCGACCGAAACCCCGAATGCCGAAGACCGCCTGACCGCCACATGTCTCGGTAGGCGCGTCGCCGAAGTCGTCGTCAGGCTGTACGGATCAAAATCGCATTAA
- a CDS encoding oligogalacturonate lyase family protein → MHFSRSCGFLAMLAGYLLAAIFPMAVAQEEPKSWVDPDTGHKVIQLTKEPGSASLYFNENGYTPDGKRMIYTTPGGISLLDLTTFAAKQVVQGDVRAIAVGRKTPTVFYVKRGENALYSTQMDTGETRKIGDLPKRGRIATINADETLAAGTYVEGEGKDYNEPRPGVAAAGQQGHSLEVPPNKGEMMEERLAAKLPMAMFTMDLRTGESRPILHSTDWLNHLLFSPTDPAALMYCHEGPWQKVDRIWTIRADGSGNTLVHKRTMAMEIAGHEFWSADGKTIWYDLQVPKGQVFYVAGYQVETGERTWYHLDRNEWSIHFNTSRDGSLFCGDGGDSGQVAKAPDGRWIYLFRPEMIHSSGAESAGLVRPGVFRAEKLVNMSKHDYKLEPNVSFTPDGKMIVFRSNMLGDIHVYGVKLE, encoded by the coding sequence ATGCATTTCTCGCGCTCTTGCGGCTTCCTTGCCATGCTGGCTGGCTATTTGTTGGCGGCCATTTTCCCCATGGCGGTCGCTCAGGAAGAGCCAAAGTCCTGGGTCGATCCGGATACTGGGCACAAGGTGATCCAGCTTACGAAGGAGCCGGGTTCGGCGAGCCTTTACTTCAATGAGAACGGCTACACGCCGGACGGGAAGCGGATGATCTACACGACGCCGGGCGGGATCTCCCTTCTGGATCTCACGACCTTCGCTGCCAAACAGGTGGTCCAAGGGGATGTGCGCGCCATTGCTGTCGGCAGGAAAACCCCGACGGTCTTCTACGTGAAGCGCGGGGAGAACGCGCTCTACTCGACCCAGATGGATACCGGTGAAACGCGCAAGATCGGCGATCTCCCGAAGCGCGGACGGATCGCGACGATCAATGCGGATGAGACGCTGGCCGCGGGGACCTATGTCGAGGGCGAGGGAAAGGATTACAATGAGCCTCGTCCGGGAGTAGCTGCGGCAGGTCAGCAGGGACATTCGCTCGAGGTGCCTCCGAACAAGGGCGAGATGATGGAGGAGCGGCTGGCGGCCAAATTACCGATGGCGATGTTCACGATGGATCTCCGGACGGGTGAATCGCGGCCGATTCTTCACAGCACCGATTGGCTGAATCATCTGCTCTTCTCACCGACGGATCCTGCAGCGCTGATGTATTGTCACGAAGGTCCGTGGCAGAAGGTCGACCGGATCTGGACGATTCGTGCCGATGGCAGCGGGAATACGCTGGTGCACAAGCGAACGATGGCGATGGAGATCGCCGGACACGAGTTCTGGAGCGCGGACGGGAAGACGATCTGGTATGACCTGCAAGTGCCCAAAGGGCAGGTGTTCTACGTGGCTGGTTACCAGGTCGAAACCGGGGAGCGGACCTGGTATCACCTTGATCGGAACGAGTGGTCCATCCACTTCAATACGAGTCGTGACGGGAGCCTGTTCTGCGGCGATGGAGGGGATTCAGGCCAGGTGGCCAAGGCACCGGATGGTCGCTGGATTTACCTTTTCCGGCCGGAGATGATTCACTCCTCCGGAGCGGAGTCGGCGGGGCTTGTCAGGCCCGGCGTGTTCCGGGCGGAGAAGCTGGTGAACATGTCGAAGCACGACTACAAGCTAGAGCCGAATGTGAGCTTCACGCCGGACGGGAAGATGATCGTGTTCCGTTCCAATATGCTGGGGGACATCCACGTCTATGGGGTGAAGCTGGAGTAG
- a CDS encoding bifunctional YncE family protein/alkaline phosphatase family protein, translating into MSTLPHTSAAFLTIIRHHSRVALAMPSLCGLLALGGIASAQEATRTAGPTESGFLLPNGWHLTPVGKHFETTDMPLNVTPLRDGKRVLIATSGYNRHFLYLVDISGEQPVQLARTGSRQSWFGLGMDEAAGKVWWSGGGFGRLHSFDLKDGRFTRTSPPEPTPAQERAAVRAKPETKPAPEPAAPAKPDEKKAGDAPPVDEKAFRSGVALDESRGLLYSLDVNLGRLEAISLKEDDQGKAGESKVLEVGGRPYDVVVGPKQIFVSDWAGDKVLVIDPVAFQVVNKISVGDHPNQMALHKDGRLFVACSASNTVSVVDTKRGHVIETIHTALFPKAPEGSTPASLALAPDGDTLYVANADNNCIAVIDVEEPRQSGVKGFIPTGWYPSAVAVSPDGKKLLIGVGKGLRSHANPIRDKAPEEDEDKEEGSPKRGRGAWSFPYIGTLMSGALTVLPVPDEATLKDYTAKVYQNCPYSDEQLTAAPHPVKTAIPTRVGDPSPIKNIIYIIKENRTYDQVFGDLAAGPNPKGNGDPALCMFPRQVTPNHHKLAEEFVLVDNLYCNGQVSRDGHPWSTMAYATDYISRDWHLTYSKREGVEDDDEGELQNAPSGYIWDACGRAGLTYRAYGEYGKRVSDGNGATKMEGRVPGLIGHICAEYGIPKVAGKKDRDTDKAEVFLAEYDKFAQEGTMPRMIVMSLGEDHTTGTTVGTFTPKACVASNDLALGRIVDHISRGPLWKETAIFVIEDDAQNGPDHVDAQRTVGLVISPYTKRKVVDSTLYSTVSMIRTMELILGLEPLSQYDAAARPMFNSFTDVADLTPYTHEAAQFDVEEKNTELSYGSDRSNKMDFSEYDRVDDFELNEILWHATMGKDAPTPPAVRQAIAFRSAPVGK; encoded by the coding sequence ATGTCCACGCTTCCACACACTTCCGCGGCTTTTCTCACGATCATCCGGCATCACTCCCGTGTGGCATTGGCGATGCCTTCGCTCTGCGGATTGCTTGCATTGGGAGGGATCGCGTCCGCTCAGGAAGCAACGCGGACGGCGGGGCCGACGGAGTCCGGCTTTCTCTTGCCGAATGGCTGGCATCTCACGCCGGTGGGAAAGCACTTCGAGACCACGGACATGCCGCTCAATGTGACTCCGCTCAGGGATGGCAAGCGGGTGCTGATCGCGACCAGCGGATACAACCGGCACTTCCTCTACCTGGTGGACATCAGCGGCGAGCAACCGGTGCAGCTCGCGAGGACGGGCAGTCGGCAGAGTTGGTTCGGCCTCGGGATGGATGAAGCCGCGGGGAAGGTCTGGTGGTCGGGCGGCGGCTTCGGAAGGCTGCACAGCTTCGACCTGAAGGACGGGCGTTTCACTCGCACGAGCCCGCCCGAGCCCACACCTGCCCAGGAAAGGGCGGCAGTCAGGGCGAAACCGGAAACCAAACCCGCGCCGGAACCAGCGGCTCCCGCCAAGCCCGATGAGAAGAAGGCGGGCGACGCGCCGCCGGTGGATGAGAAAGCATTCCGCTCCGGCGTGGCGCTCGATGAATCCCGCGGCCTGCTTTATTCGCTGGATGTGAATCTAGGACGGTTGGAAGCGATCTCCTTGAAGGAGGATGACCAGGGCAAGGCGGGGGAATCGAAGGTGCTGGAAGTCGGTGGGAGGCCCTATGACGTGGTGGTCGGTCCGAAGCAGATTTTCGTAAGCGATTGGGCAGGGGACAAGGTGCTGGTGATCGATCCTGTTGCCTTTCAGGTCGTGAACAAGATTTCAGTGGGAGATCACCCGAATCAGATGGCGCTTCACAAGGATGGCCGGCTCTTCGTTGCCTGCTCGGCGAGTAATACGGTGAGCGTCGTAGATACCAAGCGAGGCCATGTGATCGAGACCATCCACACGGCGCTCTTTCCGAAAGCGCCGGAGGGCAGCACGCCGGCATCGCTGGCGCTGGCGCCGGATGGTGACACGCTCTACGTGGCGAATGCGGATAACAACTGCATCGCGGTGATCGATGTGGAGGAGCCGCGGCAATCGGGTGTGAAGGGCTTCATTCCGACTGGCTGGTATCCCTCGGCGGTGGCGGTTTCGCCGGATGGGAAGAAGCTGCTGATCGGCGTGGGGAAGGGGCTGCGTTCGCATGCGAATCCCATTCGGGATAAGGCGCCCGAAGAGGACGAGGATAAGGAGGAAGGAAGCCCCAAGAGAGGCCGGGGGGCATGGAGTTTCCCTTACATCGGCACGCTGATGAGCGGCGCCCTTACCGTGCTGCCGGTGCCGGATGAGGCGACGCTCAAGGACTACACGGCGAAGGTCTATCAGAACTGTCCCTATTCCGACGAGCAGCTGACCGCGGCTCCGCATCCGGTGAAGACGGCGATTCCGACCCGCGTCGGAGATCCGAGCCCGATCAAGAACATCATCTATATCATCAAGGAGAACCGCACCTACGATCAGGTCTTCGGCGACCTCGCTGCCGGACCCAATCCGAAGGGCAATGGGGATCCCGCGCTGTGCATGTTCCCGCGGCAGGTCACACCGAACCATCACAAGCTCGCCGAGGAATTCGTGCTGGTGGACAATCTCTACTGCAACGGCCAGGTGAGCCGCGATGGGCATCCGTGGAGCACGATGGCCTATGCGACCGACTATATTTCACGCGATTGGCACCTCACCTACTCGAAGCGCGAGGGCGTGGAGGATGATGATGAGGGTGAGCTTCAGAATGCGCCGTCAGGTTACATTTGGGATGCCTGCGGTCGCGCCGGTCTGACCTACCGCGCCTATGGCGAATACGGCAAGCGGGTCAGCGATGGAAATGGCGCCACGAAGATGGAGGGCCGTGTGCCCGGCCTGATCGGCCACATTTGCGCGGAGTACGGGATTCCGAAAGTGGCAGGCAAGAAGGACCGTGACACCGACAAGGCCGAGGTCTTCCTGGCGGAATACGACAAGTTCGCACAGGAGGGGACGATGCCGCGCATGATTGTCATGAGCCTGGGAGAAGACCACACGACCGGGACCACGGTGGGAACTTTTACTCCGAAAGCCTGTGTCGCCTCGAATGACCTAGCACTCGGGAGGATCGTGGATCACATCTCGCGCGGCCCGCTTTGGAAAGAGACGGCGATCTTCGTGATCGAGGACGATGCTCAGAACGGTCCGGATCATGTCGATGCCCAGCGCACCGTGGGCCTGGTGATTTCGCCGTATACGAAGCGCAAGGTGGTGGACAGCACGCTCTACTCGACCGTGAGCATGATCCGCACGATGGAGCTGATCCTGGGGCTGGAGCCGCTGAGCCAATACGACGCCGCGGCGCGGCCGATGTTCAATAGCTTCACCGATGTCGCGGATCTCACGCCCTACACGCACGAGGCCGCGCAGTTCGATGTGGAGGAGAAGAACACCGAGCTCTCCTACGGCTCGGACCGCTCGAACAAGATGGACTTCAGCGAATATGATCGGGTGGATGACTTCGAACTGAACGAGATCCTCTGGCACGCCACGATGGGGAAGGATGCGCCCACTCCTCCGGCGGTGCGGCAGGCGATTGCGTTCCGGTCGGCTCCGGTGGGGAAGTAG
- a CDS encoding GAF domain-containing protein, translating to MNTESPCDLESVIATGRLKQRPNRAPDLDGETQALLEMVHDVAKAPKTFFDKLITEVLENTHADSSGISLLDEEKGRFFWPAVVGGLASYIGGGTPADFGPCGTVLERDAPVLFIHPERHFTYLQSISPPLEEVLLIPFHSDGKPVGTIWAVIHEKDRHFDAEDKRRLENLSSFAASAYQVLVSTGALKAVLAGNTVNL from the coding sequence ATGAACACGGAATCCCCCTGCGACCTGGAATCGGTGATCGCGACCGGGCGCCTCAAGCAGCGGCCGAATCGCGCACCTGATCTTGATGGCGAGACCCAAGCGCTGCTGGAGATGGTTCACGATGTGGCAAAGGCACCCAAGACCTTCTTCGACAAGCTGATCACGGAAGTCCTCGAAAACACCCATGCGGATTCATCCGGCATCAGCCTTCTCGATGAAGAGAAAGGCAGGTTTTTCTGGCCTGCGGTGGTGGGCGGACTGGCTTCCTACATCGGGGGCGGAACACCTGCTGACTTCGGTCCTTGCGGCACGGTCTTGGAGCGCGACGCTCCGGTGCTTTTCATCCACCCCGAGCGCCACTTCACCTACCTCCAGTCGATCTCTCCTCCGCTGGAAGAGGTTCTCCTGATTCCGTTCCACTCGGACGGGAAGCCCGTCGGAACGATCTGGGCAGTCATTCACGAGAAGGACCGGCACTTCGATGCCGAGGACAAGCGGCGACTGGAGAACCTCAGCTCCTTCGCGGCGTCGGCCTATCAGGTGCTCGTGAGCACGGGTGCCTTGAAGGCGGTCCTGGCGGGCAACACGGTGAATTTGTGA